The sequence below is a genomic window from Croceicoccus marinus.
TTTGAATGGCAACGCTTTTGTGCGTTCGTGGTGCCCCCTTTCCGGCAGCAGGGCGACCGGACGGCGGCACGGGCCGGATCATCTGTGGAAAACGGCCCCTCGCGCCCTGCGTAGGGCCGGCTTCGCTGGCCATAGGCGGCGCCCTCGCCTAGTCTTGCCGGCAGACACGACAGTCTCATGATCTTACCAGAGCAGAACCCGCAGTGAACGATATTACCGAGCTTCCCCCGCAGCCTGGCCCCGACATCGAACCGATCGACATCGTCGACGAGATGAAGACCAGCTACCTCGATTACGCGATGAGCGTGATCGTGTCCCGCGCGCTGCCGGACGTGCGCGACGGGTTGAAGCCGGTGCACCGACGCATCCTCTATGCCGCGCAGGTCGGCGGTTATCATTCCAACCGCCCGTTCCGCAAATCGGCCAAGATCGTCGGCGACGTGATGGGTAACTATCACCCGCATGGCGACAGCGCGATCTATGACGCGCTGGCCCGCATGACGCAGGACTGGTCGATGCGGCTGCCGCTGATCGACGGCCAGGGCAATTTCGGATCGATGGACCCGGATCCGCCGGCGGCCATGCGCTATACCGAAAGCCGGCTGGCCAAGGCCGCCGACATGCTGCTGGCCGATCTCGACAAGGATACGGTCGATTTCGTCGACAATTACGACGGTTCGGACCGTGAGCCTTCGGTCCTGCCCGCGCGCTTTCCCAACCTGCTGGTCAATGGCGCGGGCGGCATCGCGGTCGGCATGGCGACCAATATCCCGCCCCACAATCTGGGCGAGGTGATCGACGGCTGCCTGGCGATGATGGACAATCCCGCCATCACTATCGACGAATTGTTCGAGATCATTCCCGGCCCCGACTTCCCCACCGCCCCGCTGATCCTGGGCCAGTCGGGCGCACGCGCCGCCTATCGCGAGGGGCGCGGATCGATCCTGCAGCGCTGCCGTCACGAGGTCGAGACCGGCCGCAACGATCGCCGCTCGATCGTGCTGAAGTCGATTCCCTATCAGGTCGGCAAGGCCGGGCTGGTCGAGAAGATCGCCGATGCCGCCAAGGACAAGCGGATCGAGGGCATCTCGGACATCCGCGACGAATCCAACCGCGAAGGCATGCGCGTCGTCATCGAACTGAAGCGCGACGCCTCGCCCGAGGTCGTGCTCAACCAGATCTGGCGCTATACGCCCGCGCAGTCGAGCTTTCCCGCCAACATGCTGGCGATCCGCGGCGGTCGCCCCGAAACGCTGAGCCTGCGGGACATACTGCAAAGCTTCATCCATTTCCGCGAAGACGTCATCACCCGCCGCACCAAGTTCGAGCTGAACAAGGCGCGCGAGCGGGCGCATATCTTGCTGGGCCTGGTCATCGCGGTGTCCAACCTGGACGAGGTGGTGCGCATCATCCGCGGTTCCGCCACGCCGCAGCTGGCGCGCGAGACGCTGCTGGCCCGCGCGTGGGAGATGGGCGACATCGCGCCCTATATCCGCCTGGTCGAAGCGATCGAGGATCACGAGGACACGGGCGACATCGCCGATTACCGCCTGTCGGAGCGGCAGGTTCGCGCCATCCTAGAGCTGCGCCTGCACCGCCTGACCGCGATGGGCCGAGACGAGATCGGCGACGAGCTTGAGAAGCTGTCGGTCGACATCCGCGAATATCTCTCGATCCTGGGCGACCGGGTGAAGCTGTACGGCGTGATGCGCGACGAGCTGATGGAGGTTCGCGACAAGTTCGCCACTCCGCGCCTGTGCGAGATAGCGCCCGCCTGGGACGGTCTGGAGGACGAGGATCTGATCGAGCGCGACGACATGGTCGTGACGGTCACCATGGACGGCTATATCAAGCGCACGCCGCTTTCCACCTTCCGCGCGCAGCATCGCGGCGGCAAGGGCCGCTCGGGCATGAGCACCAAGGAAGAGGATGCGATCACCTCGCTGTTCGTGACCAGCACGCATAATCCGGTGCTGTTCTTCTCGACCAGCGGCAAGGTCTATCGCATGAAGGTCTGGAAACTGCCCGAGGGCGGCCCGACCACGCGCGGACGGCCCATCGTCAACCTGCTGCCCGCGCTCGATCCGGGCGAGACCATCGCCACCGTTCTGCCCCTGCCCGAGGATGAGGATAGCTGGGGCGCGTTGCATGTCGTCTTCGCGACCGCGATGGGCAGCGTGCGGCGCAATTCGATGGATGCCTTCACCAACATCCCGTCGAACGGCAAGTTCGCGATGCGCTTCGACGAGGGGTCGGGCGACCGTCTGATAGGCGTGGCGCTGCTCGATTCCGCCGATGACGTGCTGCTCGCCAGCCGCGACGGCAAGGCGATCCGCTTCGCCGCCGAGGACGTGCGCGAGTTCCAGTCCCGCACTTCGACCGGCGTGCGCGGCATGACGCTGAAGGACGGGGACGAGCTGGTCTCGCTCTCGATCCTCAAGACCGTCGAGACCGATGCCGAGACGCGCGACGCCTATCTGCGCGTCGCGCCGTGGAAGGACGAGGACGCCGAACGGACAGAGGAACAGCAGGCCATGGCCGACGCGGAGGAATTCGTCCTCACCGTCTGCGCCAATGGCTATGGCAAGATCAGCTCGGCGTATGAATATCGCCGCACGGGCCGCGGCGGGCAGGGTATCGTCAATATCGACAATATCGCGCGCAACGGACCGGTGGTGAACAGCTTTGCAGCCAATGTCGGCGAACAGCTGATGCTGGTGACCGACAAGGCCAAGCTGATCCGCATAAACCTCGCCTCGCTGCGCGTGCTGGGCCGCAATACGGCGGGCGTGCGCCTGTTCGACGTGGGCAAGAACGAGCATGTCGTCTCGGTCGCGCGCATCGACGAAGAGGAAGCGCCCGAGACCGAGGCCGAGGAGGCCATCGTCGAGGAGATGATCGGACGGAATGCAGAGGAAACGCAGCCCACGCCGACGCAGGACCGCGACGACGACGCTCCGACCGAGGAGTAACGGTATAGGCCCGGGCGGCGGCGTGCCGCCCGGCACTTACCTGCGTTCGCGCCGCAGCATTGTGACGACCCCCGTCGCCACCAGCAATTGCCCGCCGTAATAGAGCGGCCAGACCAGCTCTCGCACCGATTGGCCCACCGCGCCACCGCGATCGACCAGCCGCGCGTTCACCGCGATCAGCAGCAGTTCGGACAGCAGATAGAACAGAGCGCCCAGCCCGACGCGCTGGCGCGGAAAGCGGCTGAGCCATGCCATGGCAGCCATAATCGCCAGTAGCGCAGCCGATGCCGCGACTGCCCCCTGCCCCGTTTCGCCGACCATCAGGAACCACGCCAGCACCGGCGCGATCACCACCGCGGCAAGCCCCGCAGCCATGACGGCGGGCTTCACACCAGGTCGGTGGTTGCGCCAGTACAATGCGATCGCAATCAGCTGAGACAGCGCATGCGCCAGCCCGCCCCAGCCATATTCCAGCGTGGTCAGGCAATCGCCGATCGCCGCGGCCACCATGACCAGCGCGATCAGCACGCCGTCGCTGCCAAGCGAACGCTGCCACGCATAGACCGCCAGCAAGCCGACCGGCACGCCCCTCAACAGCAACTGGTATAGACCGGGCGTCTGGGTCCCCTCGATCGCCAGCCACCAGATGATGGCGGCCGCGATGGACAGCAGCAGCCAGGGGCGGCGTTCGATCAATGCGCGTTTTACCATCAGTGCTCCAACTGGCCGTTTTCGGTCGGGGCGGCCTGATTGCATTTGCCAAGCCATGGGCGCAATCGCTAACCCGCGCGCATGAGCACAAATGCACAACAGATCCATATCATCGGCGGCGGGCTCGCAGGGAGCGAGGCGGCGTGGCAACTCGGGCGGCGGGGTTTCAGCGTCCGGCTTTCGGAAATGCGCGGCGCCAATCTTCCCGGGGGCGGCGACAGGACCGACGCGCATCATACCGACGGGCTGGCGGAGCTGGTCTGCTCGAACTCGTTCCGGTCGGACGACGACACGTCGAACGCGGTCGGACTGCTGCACCACGAGATGCGCCAGTGCGATTCGCTGATCATGCGCGCGGCGGCAGAGGCGCAGGTGCCCGCCGGTTCGGCACTGGCGGTGGACCGCGACATCTTTTCGGCACATGTCGAAAAGGCGCTGGCCGAACTGTCCAATGTCACCATCGTGCGCGAGCGTGTCGATACGCTGCCCTCCGACGGGCCGACCATCGTCGCCACCGGCCCGCTGACCGCCGCCACGCTGGCGCAGAGCATCGGCGCCGCCACCGGAGCCGACAGCCTGGCGTTCTTCGACGCCATCGCGCCGATCGTGCACCGCGAGACGGTCGACATGGACATCTGCTGGATGGCGTCACGTTGGGACAAGGGAGACACCAAGGATTACATCAACTGCCCGATGAACCGGGAACAGTACCTCGCCTTCCGACAGGGGCTGCTCGACGGCGAGAAGACCGAGTTCAAGGAATGGGAAGCCAGCACTCCCTATTTCGAGGGCTGCATGCCGATCGAGGTGATGGCCGCGCGCGGCGAGGATACGCTGCGCTTCGGCCCGATGAAGCCGGTCGGCCTCGACAATCCGCATGCCGCGACGCCCGAGTTTCCCAAGGGCCGCTGGCCCTATGCCGTGGTGCAGTTGCGGCAGGACAATCGGCTGGGCACGCTGTGGAACATGGTCGGTTTCCAGACCAAGCTGAAGCACGGGGCGCAGAAAGAGCTGTTCCGCACCATACCGGGGCTGGAGAACGCCGAGTTTGCGCGGCTGGGCGGGCTGCATCGCAACACCTTCCTGAACTCGCCGATCCTGCTGGACCGCCAGCTGCGGCTGAAATCGGCATCGCATATTCGCTTTGCGGGCCAGATCACCGGTTGCGAAGGCTATGTCGAAAGCGCGGCAGTGGGGCTGATGGCGGGCATGATGGCGGCCAGCGAATTGTCCGGCCGCGACTGGCAATCGCCGCCGCGCACCACCGCGATGGGCGCGCTGCTGTCGCACATCACCGGCGATGCCGTGGCGGAGACCTATCAGCCGATGAACGTCAATTTCGGCCTGTTCCCGATGCCTGACGAGGCGGTGAAGAAGAAGGAGCGCAAGCGCGCCTACACCGACCGTGCCAAGCGCGATCTGGCCGAATGGCTCGGCCGCGAAAGGATTGCCGAACCGGCCTGACCCGTCAGCAGGCGCATTTGCTCGCGGGCTTGGCCGGGCGGCGCTTCGGCGCACTGGTGGCGAACTCCGCGGGGGTCAGGCGCTGGTTGCTGTCGCCGTCCATCTTTTCGAACCGGTCGACGGTGGTGACGGCCCATTCCTCGAACGTCAGCAGATTGTTGCCGTCCGCGTCGAGCTTGCGAAATGCCTCGACGCGGGTCGACAGCATCTCGTTGCGCGTGATTTCCAGATCGCGGTTGCGGTCATAGCGGAAGAAGCGCTGCTGCTCGCGCGTCAGTTCCACTGCCTTTGGCAGCGCCGGACCCTGCATGTCGCCGACATCGGCGGCGGGCAGCGCTTCGGGATCGGCCGGCCTCGCTGCAGCCTCCTCGGCCTCGGGCAGAGGAGCGGCGGGGCTTTCGACCGCCCTGCCCTGCCACCAGAACACGCCGATGGCGACCAGCAACAACGCGCCGAAAGCGCCAATCAGCATCCGATTCATATGCACCCCCTCCGGTCGTTTCCGCGACCGCCCATAAGCCAATGATGGTTAAGGAATTTTATCGCCCCGTAAGTCCGGCGCGCATGGCCGACAGGAAATCTCCGGCACCGCCGATGGGCCGCCGTTCCGCCGCCGCCCGTTCCGCCATCGCGCGCATGACCCCCAGCGGACGCATCGCCCGGTCCAGCCGGCCCGTGGGCTGATCGGCCGCGCGCAGCAGCGAAGTCGCCCGCACCCGCTCCTCCTCATCGGACAGATGGATGGCAAGATCGGCCAGCGACCAGCGATAGGCATGGCGCTCGATCCGTGCGCGATCGGCGGTGCTGCCGACAATTCGCGCCAGGGCAGTCATCGCTCGCACCCGCCCGTCTGATGCCGCGGCGAAGGACGTGACCGGCAAAGGGGCTTCGCCGACCATGGCTTCCCACCCGTCGGCCAAAGCAGCCAGCCCGGACCGCTGCGCGTCCCATGCCGACAGATGCGCCAGCAGCGGCTCTCCCACAGGCCATTCGCTTGCGGGACGCGCGAACATCTCGCGCCACCAGGCAAGGCGGATCTGCGCCAGCATGGGTTCGCTCGCCTGCGCCACGATCCGCGCCAGCCGATTGTCGAGATGTATCAAGGCTGCCCAGTGCGGACGGGCCGCCGCGGGCGCATAGGCCAGCGCCAGACGCAGCGGCGGTGCGAACTCGCCCTCGGGCGCGAAGCTATCTGGCTGATATTGCCCCGGTTTGTCGGTTAAGTTTTCGTTTACCATGTTTCTTGGCACCGTGCTTACCAGAGCAGCGGTACTTCCTGTCATTAAATTAACTGCAAACCCCGATTTCGCCGCCGCGATTCGGGAACCCATCAAGCAGGGAGACCGCGGTCTTATGACGAGCATCGAACCGGCACGCAAACGCATCCGCCGCCTTGCGGGTGCCCTCAGATCCTGCACGGCCAAATCCATTACGGCGGGCCTGGGCACAAGGCGCTTCGTGCGTGATCGCAGCGGCAATGCCACCATGCTGGTCGCCTTCGCGATGCCGATGGTGATCGGCGGCGGCGGCATGGCGATCGATTTCGGCCAGTACTATCTGTGGAAACGCGAACTGCAATACGCGAACGACCAGGCGGCCATCGCAGCGGCATGGGAAGTGCTGGACAGCGGCAGCACGGCGAAGATGACGGACCGCGCCAAGAACGCCTTTGCCGTGAACGAGCAGATCACGGCGGATTTCAATACCGATCCCTCGGTCCAGCTCGCCAACTATGCGGGCGGCGTCGGCAATTCGGTCATCGTTACATCCAGCGCGACCAAGCGGCTGCCCTTCACCTCTTTCTTCACCAAGAACGCGACGACCGTCAGCGTATCCAGCCAGGCTGCCTTCACCGGCGGCGCCACGATCTCGAGCTGCATGATCGCGGTGGACGAGCATAGCGGCGGTGCGGTGACGATCGGGGGCAATGCGGTCTTCACCGCGCAATGCGGCATCGCGGCGCTCTCCGATTCCTCGAAAAGCTGCACCGGCGGCTACGACTCCGGCGGCACGTGCCTTGGCTGGACCGGCGAGGACGCCATCACGGACAATGGCAACAGCTACGAGATCAAGGCCGGGTCCATCGCCACGGCAGGGACCGTCAGCGACACGCTGGCCGCCAAGGCGCAGGCCAATGGCGATACCGTCATCGAACATGCCACCAACCTGGCCGATCCGTTCGCAGGCATCGAACCGCCGTCCAGCGAGGGCGTGGGACCCGGCACCTATATATGCAAGGCGACGGGCAAGAAGACGCAGGCGACCATCGACGCCTTCAACGCGGGCAAGGCCGACAGCGACAAGCTGGTACTGGGAGTCGCCTATCCGGGCGTCTACGACGGCGGGTTGTCGCTGGGCTGTGACACGACCTTCAAGGGCGGCGTCTATTTCATCCGGGGCGGCACGCTGACGATCAACGGAAATCACACCGTGCAAAGCGAAGCCGGCGTGATGTTCGTGCTTGAGAATGGCGCCAATTTCAAGATCAACGGCGGCGCCGACATCAACCTGTCGGGAATGGACGAGGGCGCACTTCAGGACCTGGGCTATACCGCCGAGGAAGCGCACAAGATCAACACGATGCTGATCTTCGAAACGGCCGACAATGCCGCCAGTCATGGCAATACGCTGAACGGCAACAGCAATACCTTCCTCAACGGCGCACTCTATACCAAGAACAACATTCTCGATCTTTCGGGCACGGCGGACGTGGCCAACGCCTGCCTGCTGCTGGTGGCAAGCAAGGTTAACCTGACCGGCACGCTGAACATGACCAAATGGTGCAAGGATCCGCCGAACCATCCCACCACGATCATCTATGGCAGCGTATCGCTGGTGGCATGATGAAGATCGCGCCGCTCCTTCGCAGCCTGCGCGACGATGCGCGTGGTTCCGCCCTGATCGAGACGGCGTTCGTCGCGCCGTTCCTGGTCCTGATGAGCCTTGGCGGCGTCGAAGTCGCTAACATGGTCAAGCGCCAGCACGAGCTGCACAATGCCGCGTCCAAGGCGGCCGAGATCATGATGGCCGCCCACCCCGCGGACGAGGCGGCGCTGACCACAGTCATGCAGCAGCTTGCCGCCGCGATCCAGGCGGATACCGGCCTGACGACCACCGCCATCGGGGCATCCGTCGAACCGGACGAGACGAAGAACGATGTCGGCTATGTCATGACCCGCTATCGCTGCGGCAATGCGACCGATTTCAAGAAAGCGAACACGGGCTGCACCGACTCGCCCAATGCCGAGCGTTTCGTCGTCTTCCTGCTGCGCGACAGATATACGCCCGTCTGGACCGACTACGGCCTGGGCGACGATCTGCAGTACCGGGTCGAAAAGTCGGTACAGATCGGGTGATGCCATGACCAGCCAGATCCCACGGTTCCTGCAGCGTCTCCACCGCGACCAGCGCGGCGCGACCGTCATCGAATTCGCGATACTGGGACCGGCATTGATCGCGATGCTGCTGGGCGTGATGCAGGTCGGCCTCTACATGCAGGCCCAGAATGCGCTTAGCAGCGTGGCCGGCGACATGAGCCGCTACATGTCGGTGGAATACCAGAAGGATAACGAGATCTCGAATACGCAGCTCGAGAATCTTGCCTATACGCGCGCGATCTCTGCGCCCTATCTGCTGAACGGATCGCGGGTCGGCACGACAGCCATCAACGCATCAGCGCAGCCGATCGCCAACGTGCGCGAGATCGAACTGACGCTGACCTATCAGGTGCCCAACGTGATGGCTTTCGCCACCATGGGCCCGATGGAACTGAGCTATACCAAGTCGATCTTCGTCACCATCACCTGATCCGCTCGCCAGCGTCGGTGCAGGACCGAAACAGAAAGGCCCGCCAGAACGGCGGGCCTTTTGCTTTTCGTCGCTGACCGCTCAGTCCTTGTAGCAGACCTTCTTCGCGGCCTTCACGATGCGCTCGGCATCGATCAGTGCAAGCTTCTCAAGATTGGCTGCGTAGGGCAGCGGCACATCCTCGTCGCTGACGCGCAGGACCGGAGCGTCGAGATAGTCGAAACCGCGCTCCATGCAGATCGCGCTGATCTCGCTGGCGATGGAGCAGGCCGGATAGCCCTCCTCCGCGACGACCAGGCGGTTGGTCTTCTTGAGCGATTCCAGCACCGTATCGGCATCGAGCGGACGCAGCGTGCGCAGGTCGATCACCTCGGCATCGATCCCCTCGCCTGCCAGCTTCTCCGCCGCTTCCAGCGCGAAGCCGACGCCGATCGAATAGGACACGATCGTCACGTCCGACCCTTCGCGCATGATGCGGGCCTTGCCGATGGGCAGGACCCAGTCGTCGACATCGGGGACGTCGAAGCTCTTGCCGTACAGCAGCTCGTTTTCGAGGAACACGACCGGATCGGGCGAACGGATCGCCGCCTTCAGCAGGCCCTTGGCATCGCGGCTGTCATAGGGCGCGATCACGACCAGGCCGGGCACGCTGGCGTACCACGGACCATAGTTCTGGCTGTGCTGCGCGCCGACGCGGCTGGCGGCACCGTTCGGACCGCGGAACACCACCGGGCAGCGCATCTGGCCGCCCGACATGTAATTGGTCTTTGCCGCCGAGTTGATGATGTGGTCGATCGCCTGCATCGCGAAGTTGAAGGTCATGAACTCGACGATCGGCTTCAGGCCGCCCATCGCCGCGCCCGTACCGATGCCGGCGAAGCCATATTCGGTGATCGGCGTGTCGATCACGCGCTTGGCACCGAATTCGTCGAGCAGGCCCTGAGTTACCTTGTAGGCGCCCTGGTATTCCGCGACCTCCTCGCCCATCACGAAGATGGTGTCGTCGGCGCGCATTTCCTCGGCCATGGCGTCGCGAAGTGCCTCGCGCACGGTGACCGAAGTCATCGAGGTGCCCTCGGCGATCTCGGGGTCGTTGGCGCATTCCTTGGGGGCGGGCTTGGCTTCGGGCGGCTGCGCACCTTCCGATCCGGCCTCGCGGCCCACGTCCTTGCCTTCGCCCGGTACGTCTTTCACCTCGGCCCCGGCGTCAGCGCCGCCGACATCGCTGGCATCGCCGTCCAGAACGGCGATGACCGTTCCGACCTTCACGTTCTCCGTCCCCTCGGGAACGGTGATCGCGCCGACGGTGCCTTCATCGATGCACTCGAATTCCATCGTCGCCTTGTCGGTCTCGATCTCGGCAAGGATGTCGCCAGGCGACACGCTGTCGCCTTCCTTGACCAGCCACTTTGCCAGCGTGCCTTCCTCCATCGTCGGGGAAAGCGCGGGCATCTTGATCGCGGTTGCCATCAGTAGCTCTCCACCAGAACGTCGGTGTAGAGTTCGGACGGCTCCGGCTCGGGCGAGCTTTCCGCGAAATCGGCGGCTTCGTTCACTTGCGAACGAATGGTCTTTTCAAGCTCTTTCAACTGTTCCTCGTCAACACCGCGCTTCAGCAGTTCGGCCTTCGCAGCCTCGATCGGATCGCGCTTGTCGCGCATCTCCTGCACTTCCTCACGCGTGCGGTATTTCGCGGGGTCGGACATGGAATGGCCGCGATAGCGATATGTGCTCAGTTCCATCAGGACCGGGCCGCCGCCGCCGCGCACATGGTCGAGCGCAATCTCGATCGCGCCGCGCACGGCCAGCACGTCCATGCCATCGACATCCATGCCGGGAATGCGGAACGCGGTGCCGCGGCGGTGAAACTCGGTTTCGGCCGAGGACCGCGCTGTGCTGGTGCCCATGGCGTACTGGTTGTTCTCGATCACGAAGATGATCGGAAGCTGCCAAAGCGAGGCCATGTTGAAGGTTTCGTACACCTGGCCCTGGTTGGCCGCGCCGTCGCCGAAATAGGCAAGACACACGCCGCCATCCTCGCGGTACTTGTGCGCGAACGCCAGGCCCGCGCCAAGCGGAACCTGCGCGCCGACGATACCGTGGCCGCCATAGAACGCATGTTCGGTACTGAACATGTGCATCGAGCCGCCCTTGCCCTTGGAAATGCCGGCCTGCCGGCCGGTCAGCTCGGCCATGATGATCTTGGGGTCGATGCCATAGGCCAGCATGTGGCCGTGGTCGCGGTAGCCGGTGATCACGCTGTCCTTGCCCTCGGCCAGCGCCGATTGCAGGCCGACCGCGACGGCTTCCTGACCGATGTAGAGGTGGCAGAACCCGCCGATCAGGCCAAGGCCATACATCTGGCCGGCCTTTTCCTCAAACCGGCGGATGAGCAGCATCTGCTCGTACAATGCCATCAGCTCTTCGTCCGACGCCTTGTAGGAGCCAGCCTTGTCATAGGCCTCCTGCAGGCTGCGGAGCTTGAAGTCGGGATCGTCAGTCGGGGGCGTTACGCTATCGGCTGCCAAGTCGGATATCCTCGTCTCGCATCAGGGCTAATGGGGAGGATGCCCTGATTTCGCCGGCACGCTATATTATCACTTGGGCGATGGGTGCAAGCGATTGACCGGCAATTTGAAATGAGCATGACGAGCGGCGACTTGCAGAAATTGCATGCCGCGCTGCAACATCCGCTCAGTCGCGCGGAACCACGATCTCGTCAGGGTGCGCGACATTGAGGTTGTTGCGCAGCAATTCGCCGACCAGGTCGGGATCGGCATTTTCGGGATCGAGCAGTTCGACCCGGTTGGCGATGCGGTCGCGCTCGGCTCGCAGTTCGGTAAGCTGGGTCTCGCGATGCTGCAGCTTCTGGCGCGAATCCGCCCATGCGCTGACGCCGGTCGGCCCGACCAGTGCAAGCGCGGCAAAGGCGATGATACCGGCGGCCGCCGCGACCTGTCCCAGCCCGCGCCGCCGCGCCCGGGGAGGCGCGGCCACACGGCGCCCTCGGCGAACCAGGCTCTGGTCGCCTTTGGGTGCATCGTGGCCTGGATTCTCTCGATCGCTCATGAATTGCAGGAGAATCACACAAAGCCACCGGAATCAAGCGGCTTCCGGCGCTTTTGCCGCCAATCGGCGATCAAATGCGGCGAACAGGGCGCGGGGGGCCGGAATGCCATGTTGCTGACCGCGCGGATCGGCGTTTGCTGACAGTCCTGCTACCCCGAACGCGCGGGATGATCGGCACGCGATTCAAAGTCGAAGCCGGCCTGCCTGAAGATTCGCAGGGCCATCCCCGCACGGCCACCGGATCCGCGCCAGACAGCTCCGAATTGGCCGCCCTACCCCGCATGATCGCGAAATCCCCGACTTCCGCAGCGCCCCCTTTGCGACAGATACGAAGCATGATACCGCTACCATCGAACGGATGATGACGCCGGAAGAACCGGGTCGTGATGGGGGTCAGGGATGATGAAGGCAAATCGGCGGGATGTTGTGATGGGAATGGGCGCGGGCTTTGCCGCCGCCTATAGCCTTGGATCTGCAGGTAAACTGTCGGCCGCGCAGCCGCGGCGCAAGCTGGGCTATGCGATCGTGGGGCTCGGCTCCTATGCCACCAACCAGATCATGCCGCGGATCGGCGGCTGCGAACACGCCAAACTGACCGCACTGGTCAGCGGGACGCCGGAAAAACTAGCCCGCTATGGCGCCGAATACGGCATCCCCAGCACGCATCACTATAATTACGCCAACTTCGATTCCATCCGCGACAATCCGGACATCGACATCGTCTATGTCGTGCTGCCCAATTCCATGCACGCCGAATATACGATCCGCGCGGCGCAGGCGGGCAAGCATGTCATGTGCGAAAAGCCGATGGCAATCAGCTCGGCGGAGTGCGAGGCGATGATCGCCGCCTGCCGCAAGGCGGGCACCAGGCTGATGATAGGTTACCGATCGCAGTTCGAACCGCACAATCTGTATGCGATGGCGCTGGCGCAACGCGGCGACCTTGGACCGACGCAGATCATCACTTCGGAACATGGCTTCTATGCGCAGCCGAACCAGTGGCGGCTGGAACGTCCGTTGTCGGGCGGCGGATCGCTGATGGATATCGGGATCTACAGCCTTCAGGCCGCGCGCTATCTGGCGGGTGAGGAGCCGACCGAGGTCATGGCCATGGAAACCACCGACCGCAGCGACCCCCGATTCGCCACGGTCGAGGACCGGATCGATTTCCAGCTTCGCTTCCCCTCGGGCGTGATGGCAAGCTGCGTCAGTTCCTATTCGTCGAACCACAACAACTATCGCTTCCACGGCAGGGACGGTTTCCTGCGGGCCGAACCCGCCACTTCGTATGACGGACACCAGTTCTGGGTGCATCGCGATGGAGAGACTCGGGAAGTCGTCCTGCCACCGCCTCCCAAGAACCAGTTCGCGGCGCAGCTTGACCATCTGCCCGAAGCGATCTTCGCCGGGGTCGAGCCGCGCGCATCAGGCGAAGAAGGCCTGCGCGACATGCGGATCATCGAGGCGATCTACCAGTCCGCGCGCGAGGGCCGCGCCATCCGGCTCGCGGGATCGTGATGGTCAATCGTCGCAGCGTGCTGGTCGCCGGCACGCTTCTTGCCGCCAGCGCCCGCTTTCCCGCGCTTGCCGCTGCCCCCTCGCACCAGCTGACCGCCGCGCAGGAAAGCCGCATCGCCGCGCTGGTCGCCGCCATGACGCTGGACGAGAAGCTGGGGCAGATGACCCAGATCGCGGGGGGACGTCAG
It includes:
- the gyrA gene encoding DNA gyrase subunit A yields the protein MKTSYLDYAMSVIVSRALPDVRDGLKPVHRRILYAAQVGGYHSNRPFRKSAKIVGDVMGNYHPHGDSAIYDALARMTQDWSMRLPLIDGQGNFGSMDPDPPAAMRYTESRLAKAADMLLADLDKDTVDFVDNYDGSDREPSVLPARFPNLLVNGAGGIAVGMATNIPPHNLGEVIDGCLAMMDNPAITIDELFEIIPGPDFPTAPLILGQSGARAAYREGRGSILQRCRHEVETGRNDRRSIVLKSIPYQVGKAGLVEKIADAAKDKRIEGISDIRDESNREGMRVVIELKRDASPEVVLNQIWRYTPAQSSFPANMLAIRGGRPETLSLRDILQSFIHFREDVITRRTKFELNKARERAHILLGLVIAVSNLDEVVRIIRGSATPQLARETLLARAWEMGDIAPYIRLVEAIEDHEDTGDIADYRLSERQVRAILELRLHRLTAMGRDEIGDELEKLSVDIREYLSILGDRVKLYGVMRDELMEVRDKFATPRLCEIAPAWDGLEDEDLIERDDMVVTVTMDGYIKRTPLSTFRAQHRGGKGRSGMSTKEEDAITSLFVTSTHNPVLFFSTSGKVYRMKVWKLPEGGPTTRGRPIVNLLPALDPGETIATVLPLPEDEDSWGALHVVFATAMGSVRRNSMDAFTNIPSNGKFAMRFDEGSGDRLIGVALLDSADDVLLASRDGKAIRFAAEDVREFQSRTSTGVRGMTLKDGDELVSLSILKTVETDAETRDAYLRVAPWKDEDAERTEEQQAMADAEEFVLTVCANGYGKISSAYEYRRTGRGGQGIVNIDNIARNGPVVNSFAANVGEQLMLVTDKAKLIRINLASLRVLGRNTAGVRLFDVGKNEHVVSVARIDEEEAPETEAEEAIVEEMIGRNAEETQPTPTQDRDDDAPTEE
- a CDS encoding lysoplasmalogenase family protein — protein: MVKRALIERRPWLLLSIAAAIIWWLAIEGTQTPGLYQLLLRGVPVGLLAVYAWQRSLGSDGVLIALVMVAAAIGDCLTTLEYGWGGLAHALSQLIAIALYWRNHRPGVKPAVMAAGLAAVVIAPVLAWFLMVGETGQGAVAASAALLAIMAAMAWLSRFPRQRVGLGALFYLLSELLLIAVNARLVDRGGAVGQSVRELVWPLYYGGQLLVATGVVTMLRRERR
- the trmFO gene encoding methylenetetrahydrofolate--tRNA-(uracil(54)-C(5))-methyltransferase (FADH(2)-oxidizing) TrmFO, which produces MSTNAQQIHIIGGGLAGSEAAWQLGRRGFSVRLSEMRGANLPGGGDRTDAHHTDGLAELVCSNSFRSDDDTSNAVGLLHHEMRQCDSLIMRAAAEAQVPAGSALAVDRDIFSAHVEKALAELSNVTIVRERVDTLPSDGPTIVATGPLTAATLAQSIGAATGADSLAFFDAIAPIVHRETVDMDICWMASRWDKGDTKDYINCPMNREQYLAFRQGLLDGEKTEFKEWEASTPYFEGCMPIEVMAARGEDTLRFGPMKPVGLDNPHAATPEFPKGRWPYAVVQLRQDNRLGTLWNMVGFQTKLKHGAQKELFRTIPGLENAEFARLGGLHRNTFLNSPILLDRQLRLKSASHIRFAGQITGCEGYVESAAVGLMAGMMAASELSGRDWQSPPRTTAMGALLSHITGDAVAETYQPMNVNFGLFPMPDEAVKKKERKRAYTDRAKRDLAEWLGRERIAEPA
- a CDS encoding pilus assembly protein TadG-related protein, translated to MTSIEPARKRIRRLAGALRSCTAKSITAGLGTRRFVRDRSGNATMLVAFAMPMVIGGGGMAIDFGQYYLWKRELQYANDQAAIAAAWEVLDSGSTAKMTDRAKNAFAVNEQITADFNTDPSVQLANYAGGVGNSVIVTSSATKRLPFTSFFTKNATTVSVSSQAAFTGGATISSCMIAVDEHSGGAVTIGGNAVFTAQCGIAALSDSSKSCTGGYDSGGTCLGWTGEDAITDNGNSYEIKAGSIATAGTVSDTLAAKAQANGDTVIEHATNLADPFAGIEPPSSEGVGPGTYICKATGKKTQATIDAFNAGKADSDKLVLGVAYPGVYDGGLSLGCDTTFKGGVYFIRGGTLTINGNHTVQSEAGVMFVLENGANFKINGGADINLSGMDEGALQDLGYTAEEAHKINTMLIFETADNAASHGNTLNGNSNTFLNGALYTKNNILDLSGTADVANACLLLVASKVNLTGTLNMTKWCKDPPNHPTTIIYGSVSLVA